The sequence below is a genomic window from Lolium perenne isolate Kyuss_39 chromosome 4, Kyuss_2.0, whole genome shotgun sequence.
TGATGTATGTGTAGCCCCTTTTTTCTCTTGTTGAGATTGAGTACATTTGTATCATGAACTTGAGGTAATGTATGTTCTATGCAAGTCTTTGTATTTGCCCCAAATCCACCTCCTCCATCAATGTACCATGCATTTCTTTAATTGAATTGGTTGGCTTAGGCAATTGTCCAGTTTGGTCTAGTATACTGCATGCTTTTTTGATAATGGAAAGAAACACCTCCGTAGCCTGATAGCCTCTGCATATGTTACAAACTAAAAAGAGTAGTACTtcaaccaaaaataaataaataaagagcAGTCTGCGGGTCACATGAAACTTCATAAATCACGTGGCCTAGTAAAATATGTATACTCCTGAATTTCCACAGTCCAGAAATTAATCTATAGTATGCCTGGTTAGTTGAAAATTGTGATTAGTGTATAATGCACAAAATTAAAGGACATGTTTTATTCGTGAATTTATAGATTTCTCCTCAGTAGAGCTCCGGCTGCGCACATGTTTACATTGTTATCATGTTATGCTACTATACTAACACCCATTTCGTACTCCCACAATTTATACGTATGCGACATATTTATAGCCCTTTTTTTTGGATATGCTCCACTGGTTATGATGACTACTCGAAAGTGAATTGCACAAAGAGTACACAGTAATGAATTTTGTTCGTGCAATTTTTTTATTATATATCCTTCTATTTCATTCTTGTATGTAGTAAAGACCGGTAGTAGTTATTTTTCGTGTAATGTGTTCTTAAGTATCGGGTAATCGGAAGAATTAGAAGAGCGGATTAAAGGTTGTATTCGTCTATTATGTCTTCAACGTGCAAAGCACGAGCTACTTACTAGTAATTAAAGTGGTAAAGAAGTATAATGCATACATATATACAAGAGATAATGAGAGTACATAGTACACCGTCATTCTGCTATGTTATGACCTTAGTCGTTTAAGTGAATAATTTCAATCTGTCTTGGAATTATGAAAGCCTCTAAAGAGGTATTGTTTCCATGTAACAGATCTGCGACAAAATTTTTGAAGGAAGAGTGCTAGAGTTCTACAAATGGGACACTGATGCAGAACTCTTACTAAAAGATGCCAGGGAGAAGCTTAATGAGCTTAGCAAGGTACACACCCCACAACAAATCCGCTTTCGTGTAAGGTTGAAACTGTTGTGTGCTAGTATATGCTTACTGGTCTGATCAGTCCGTCTCTTCTTGTGTGCAGCACTGGTCTCGGAAGGACAGGAACTTGTGCTTGAAAGAAACTGCAAAATGCTTCCAGTACATGGGGCGGATTGTGCGGTTAATCATTTCATAAAGCTTCATTGAGAACAAAGCTATCTATCTACAGGCATGCTTGATTAACCTGAAGACTGAGAAAAGCTAGAGAGATACAGTACCTAGAGGCCTAATGCAGTTTCATCTTAGAGAGACTATGTTGTAACCAGCAGCCTGGCCCGGCCCGAGAAATGTCTTTTTGCTGTAAGAGATGAAGCTGACGGGTGAGCACTAGTAATATTGGATGTCCCAAATAGCAGGTGCGCACTAGGTCCTTTTTCGGCGTGCATTGTAGAGCTGATTGTTGGAGTCAGCTGAGCAGCTTTGATCTGTGCAAAGTTGATGTCAGGGCAAGCCATGCGATCATGCCGTCCACTCAATGGTGCCATGCTTGCCTTCAAATGTATCGGCAACAAAAAACGCATTGCTAGTACAGGACTGCAAAATGTTGCCTCCTCATCTAGCATGCCAGCTCTCCAAATTAAGGCGCTCCTGATATCCTGTATTAGTGCTTGTTCCAGCTCTGAACTCAATAGCGTACCAACCCTGTCAGCCTAGTGTGATGCCTACATAGCCCAGTAATATGTGAACAAACTGTATGGATCATTAGGGTGGTGCTTGCAATATGTTGTACTAGCTAGGAGTCAGGACACTGATAGTTTATGCTATCTTTGTTGTCTGGTATCAGTATGTGCTGAAATATTTATCCTCTCATGCTGATTCTGATGTTTGAGGACACCGCAGTACTAACTAGTGGCTGATTATCAATGCTCTTGATGGACCGGGCCCTGGCCCCCAACAGCTGCATTGCTCCATGTTTCTGCAGAGCTTGTTGACTGGACCTGTCCTCCCGCCATGTGGACTGTCTAAACCCCCAAGTCGCCTTTTTTTCTGCAGAGCTGCATCCATTATGCAGAAGCTGTGGTGATATTTCGATATTTCCCCCATTCCTAATTCCTAAATGCTGACAGTCGAACTTCAGATCTCGTGAAatgttttttttcgaaatgggggaaatatcgccacagcttctgcatccaaaggatgcataagaacaatacaaaagatcaatctCGAAGGCACCTCACTAAACCTACAGTGGAATGAAGAGGGTGataatacaccaactcacatcatccaaaaaaccaaatgccttcccaaaccgcccaataACAGGTGAGAagtacatccagtcaagcagactctcagcgcacgccaactcacacgccacagaagttgctaccgccgttttcctcgactccatcttcaagagaaatcatcgcattaaccttgcaagacccgccgtcgatgccaccatgacgccagatggctccaccatcctgcacgcatacatcatcccgcatctgtcgtcgataccctgcagcaTCATGCCACCGAGACtcagcgccaacaatgtggtagatgaatacTACCCCACCGACATCCgccatccagcagctgctccaaaaacgatgccccaagaggtagaacgacgcatggcgcgtcgccatcgtccgatccgggagacccagatctagggtttccccagaGCAGCGCCAGAGTGTAGATGCAGGCTGCGacaacgatgccttcaagaaggttacGACGTGTggcgccgccatcgcccgccaagACCGGAgtcggagcacggttttcaccggcagccgcgcatccccaCCTCGCCGAGCGTAGTGCCGAGGAAAACAAGATGGCGCCTCCTTGAGCCACCACCGCCGTTCCTCAGTTGTCGTCCGCAGAGGACAGCGTCGTGCTGTCGCTGGCAGATCCAGGCCCAGTAGCCTAGATCCAGCCGCAACGAGCCGCCGCCAGCCCCCCACGCAGCTGCCGTCGAGCGACCTTCCTCGCAGAAGTCGGCCGAGCAGCCACCACCGCCCTTGCCGCCACCTGCCCGCGCCGCCCGGAgacgcgccgccaccaccgtcgtCCGTCGCATCGCCGCAGCAGGCCATGCCCGCACCGGCACGCAGTGGCCCCCGATGGAACGCCACGGCCTGTCCCGGAGGAGACTGCCCGCGCCCCTCCAGCCGAGCCAGAGGACGAGaggacctcgccgccgtcgacgcCAACCGGGCTTTGCCCGGTCGCGCCCTCAGGCACatgcgaggaggagaggagaggcctAGCGGCGGCGCGATCTAGGGTTCCCCCTAGTCGCCGCGCGGGGACGACGCAGGAGGGAAGGCACCTCGGTTCGTGTCTCTCGATCGTGGGTAGAAATGTATCAACACTTCCCAAGGATCCGGGCTAATCCTCAGTTCACTATGTTGTgaaatgtatatgtggattgcctagccctttccatcagttcggacttttggtttaagtggctagtgcatgaagcttaacatagtatcagagccccaggtctcaagttcaaatcctggcttttacatggttttcgcaattaagactAAAAATTgatgttgcccccctctttagccaccgctgatgccctgtttcggtgtgctcttcttctttcacgtgttgactttctcttctcccgtcacacgcgagtgggggtgttgtgaaatgtatatgtggattgcctagccctttccatcagttcggacttttggttcaagtggctagtgcatgaagcttaacacactATATACTATTAGTGAGTACACTCTCCTCTGATTATTTGTGTAGTACATAAGTCCCTATCGCTTTATGCACATTTCCGCTCTCCCTTTAGGTTTCATCATCATAGTTTGTAACGGAAATGTACAATGCAGTCTTTTTGGCTATAAAAAAGAAAAGAATGATTCAACTTGACAACTACGCAAAGCTGCAGAGAGAGGCATCTCCAGAATGATATTATCCCAATCTCGGAAGAAAGAATGATGCTATCATGTTAAACGACATAATACGCCAACAACATTGTCTTGTTTTTCAGCTTTGGGCTGGCAGTAGCACTATGATATTAGCAACTTTCTGTGGCGTGACACTGATTAGAAGCTTTATGTGGCCGACCAACCTATCCATTAATTAGGGCTTCTCCTCTTACTCATACACACATACAAAACAAAGATCATAACCACACCTATTCTAAATGCGCGATAGGTGGGAAAAATGATCTAAAATTTGTTCACACGATTGGGACTCGCTTTGAAAAGCAAAATCAGGAGCCACCGAGTTACAAGCAACACGAAAGGGCCTTGGAGTTGGAGACTTGGAGCCAGTAGCTAGCGTGAATGATGGACGTACGCGCTCGAGCATCAAGCAATACCGCCGTGGTGTGGTTCGAGAGCCTTTCCGGACAAGCAAACCTTTTGTCGGAGGGAGAAGCTTCTGCAAGTGTGTTATTGGTTTTTGGAACTACCTACCCTGTCGCACCCGTTCGTGTTGCTTGCAACTCGGTGGCGTGCGTTCGTCCTCCACTAGACACGAGGCCACACGAGAGCAGCCACGACACGCACATGATCCTGGCCTAACGCCATGGAAAAGGGTTTATGATGCGATGCGCAGGTCGATCTATCTATATCTACGCTGGGCTTTTGGTTGGTTATGACTTTCGATTCGCGCGGCCACGAATCAACGGCGTGATGCTAGTTTATTACAGTAGGTGATTGACGTTCACGTACAGGCACGGAACCACTACGATCTCGGTGGAGATCCGACTAAATCGTGATCTCCTGTTAATCTATTCGCGTAAATCTGAATTCCACGTGAACACAAGGGAGTACGGTATTGATCCTGGTGCGTCTTGTTTAAGGGCGTGTTTGGTAGCTCGCGTCCCCTCTAAACAAGTCCGTCAAATGCAAAAAAAACGCTTAATTAGATGAGGTTTGTGTTGTGGCCCGCGCATTGCTTAAAGCACTCCAAAGATAGGCATTGCTAGGACGGCTAAATCGATAGTTTTTCCAGGGCTAGGTGTGGTGCGAAAATCTTGGTTGCGTTTCGTGGCAAAGCTCGGTGTCACCTCCTCAATCATGTTACCTCCTCCATTAGCCCCAACTTGAAATTCCATTTCCCTACCTTTCGATACCGGCACCGGTGGAGatgttgagtaacatattgtatagacataggtccccgtgttttctcagggttgtacctgtaattgtacatgtgtccgcctatatatatatgagcagccggccctattggtgctgtgcaatctccaataacctattctacatggtatcagagacccttcgggtcctgccctagccgccgccctcctcTTCCCTTGGGGCGCCGCCGGCCACCCCCTTCCaaacctagccgccgcccctcctcctccctagggcgccgccggccaccacctccatccaccctagccgccgccccccTTCTCTCTAGGGCGCCGCCGGCCCTCCCCactcccaaccctagccgccgcccttcTCATCTAGGGCGCCGCCGGCCCTCCCCACCACCACCGCTTCCGCCATGGCGCGCTTCGACTCATCCTCCTCCGGCTCCAGCAGCAGCAACCCCTTCGCCGGACCCTCCGTCGCCGTCATCCGCGACATCCCCATCACCGAGCGCGTGCCGCTGCAGCTCTCCACCACCGCTGCCAACTTCTTCCCGTGGAAGACGTACTTTGGACTGCTCTTCCGCGAGTATGATCTCCTTGATCACGTCGACGGCACCATCGACCTCCTCGCCATGCCGCACGACCCCGAGTGGCTcgccatcgacgccaccatcatccgctggTTCTACCAGACCGTCTCCAACGACATCTTCCGCACCGTCGTCCGCGACGGCGACTCCGCCCATACGGTCTGGGCTAAGATCACCGGCCTCTTCACCGACAACAAAATCCAGCGGGTCACCTTCCTCCAACAGGAGTTCTTCGGCACCCACCAGAACGACCTGTCTCTCGATGACTACGCCCTCAAGCTGAAGAGTCTCTCCGATGAGCTCCGTGACTTGGAGTTCCCGATCGATGACAAGATCATGCTCTCCACCCTGTCGGCGGGTCTCGGCGAGGATCTCAGCAacgccgcctccaacctcacGCTCCTCACCACGCCCACCTTCGAGCAGGCCGTGGCGTACCTGCGCCTCGAGGAGCGCCGCCTCAAGCACCTCCGGGCTCGGGCGGCCCACACCGCCTTCGCCGCTGGCTTCTCCCGCGGCGCCCAGACTCCCGCGCCCCGCGCCCCGCGCCTGCGCCTCGCCCCATGGGTCCGCCGCCGGGTTtccccgccgccgccccgccgcccggtcagaccggtccCAGGCCGGCAGACCGGCCCCCTGGACCGGGCACGCGGGCGCCCCGGCCGGCCGGACCGGTCCACTGGACCGGCCAGCCGGCTCCTCCAGTGGTAGCCGCCGTGGCCGTCGTCGCCGTGGCGGTGGCAACGGTGGCGGCAACGGTGGCGCCAATGCCGCCGCCCCCGCGCCTCGTCCCCCGCagtacaccgcccctccgccatgGACTGCCAGTCACAACCCGTGGACCGGGGTTGTTCACGCCTACTCCATGCCCGTGCCGCGCGCCCCCTACCCGGGCATTATGGGGCCGCGTCCAGCCTCCCACCAGGCGTTCTACGCGGCGCCCCAGCCTGCCCCGGCCTACGCCGCCCCTCCGGGTGCGACCCCGTGGGATCCCGCGCTCCTGACCGCCCTCCGCAGCGCCCCCTCTGCTGGGGcgtatggtggcggtggcgactggtTCATGGACACCGGCGCTTCCGCGCATATGGCTGCGCATCCCGGTAACCTCTCCTTTTCCACACCCGCTTCCACTTCTTCTCGCATCATCGTTGGCAACGGTCATGCTCTTCCTATTACTCACACTGGTTCTGTCTCTTTTCCTTCCACCTCCACTCCCCTCTCTCTCCATAATGTTCTTGTTTCTCCTGACTTGATCAAAAACCTTGTTTCTGTTAAATCTTTCTGTCGTGATAACCCTGTGACTGTGGAATTTGACGCT
It includes:
- the LOC127328504 gene encoding uncharacterized protein translates to MARFDSSSSGSSSSNPFAGPSVAVIRDIPITERVPLQLSTTAANFFPWKTYFGLLFREYDLLDHVDGTIDLLAMPHDPEWLAIDATIIRWFYQTVSNDIFRTVVRDGDSAHTVWAKITGLFTDNKIQRVTFLQQEFFGTHQNDLSLDDYALKLKSLSDELRDLEFPIDDKIMLSTLSAGLGEDLSNAASNLTLLTTPTFEQAVAYLRLEERRLKHLRARAAHTAFAAGFSRGAQTPAPRAPRLRLAPWVRRRVSPPPPRRPVRPVPGRQTGPLDRARGRPGRPDRSTGPASRLLQW